Proteins from a genomic interval of Sphingobacterium lactis:
- a CDS encoding RagB/SusD family nutrient uptake outer membrane protein gives MKTKNIITYSLIAFALTVSSCGKKLDIQPVDNIGTDEALETETDVNNAVVGAYTIMAGGALYGTNLVMVPDLYANPGYLQWTGSFSTFREISRQTLLSTNADVARTWTQAYRAINAANTVIEALDVVGDENLKNEIHGKALFVRGIMYFELTRLFGLPYEANGANSTPAVPIVLKAVKKFPDITTGAKRSTVAEVYTQAENDLLKSLELLENVETNDLYATMGMLVRLYLQQGKYDKARDYANEIIGSENFALASDVEAPFRVKNSSEGVFEIRQNEQSNAGTSNDGLATFYSSYTNNTGGYVGRGDINIVDSYYESFDPKDKRKTELIYEGNGVKSSGWFTQKWSGYFDNIPIVRLSELILTRAECNFRLNTAVGATPLDDINAIRKRAGVDVLSTLTLDLILAERDTELAFEGYRLHDLKRTKRNVGNLSYNSEKLVYPIPYAERSVNPLLEQNPGYLQ, from the coding sequence ATGAAAACGAAAAATATAATTACTTATTCCCTAATCGCTTTTGCTCTGACGGTGTCGTCCTGCGGCAAGAAGCTGGATATCCAACCGGTGGACAATATTGGCACGGACGAAGCCTTGGAAACGGAAACCGATGTGAATAATGCAGTAGTCGGCGCTTATACCATTATGGCTGGCGGCGCGCTGTACGGCACCAACCTAGTCATGGTGCCCGACTTGTATGCCAATCCAGGTTACCTGCAATGGACCGGCTCTTTCTCTACCTTTCGGGAAATCAGCAGGCAGACCCTGCTATCAACTAATGCGGATGTTGCGCGAACATGGACACAAGCCTACCGCGCCATCAATGCAGCAAACACGGTGATTGAAGCACTGGACGTAGTCGGTGATGAAAACCTGAAAAATGAAATCCATGGCAAAGCCCTCTTTGTACGTGGCATTATGTACTTTGAACTCACCCGTCTCTTTGGCCTTCCCTACGAAGCCAATGGAGCTAACAGCACGCCGGCAGTGCCCATTGTCCTGAAAGCGGTAAAGAAATTCCCTGATATTACCACAGGTGCGAAGCGTAGCACGGTTGCTGAAGTGTACACCCAAGCGGAAAATGACTTATTGAAATCCTTGGAGCTTTTGGAAAATGTCGAAACAAACGACCTCTATGCCACGATGGGTATGTTGGTCAGATTATACCTGCAACAGGGAAAATATGACAAAGCCAGAGATTACGCCAATGAAATCATTGGCAGTGAAAATTTTGCGTTGGCAAGTGATGTTGAAGCTCCATTCCGTGTAAAGAATTCTTCGGAAGGGGTTTTTGAGATTCGCCAGAATGAGCAGAGCAATGCCGGAACATCAAATGACGGTTTGGCTACCTTCTATTCTTCCTATACAAACAACACCGGTGGATATGTGGGTCGTGGAGATATCAATATCGTTGACAGCTATTACGAAAGCTTTGACCCGAAAGATAAACGGAAGACGGAACTTATCTACGAAGGGAACGGTGTAAAATCCTCCGGCTGGTTCACGCAAAAATGGTCCGGCTATTTCGATAATATTCCAATCGTACGCTTAAGTGAATTGATCCTAACCCGGGCAGAATGTAATTTCCGGCTGAACACAGCGGTCGGTGCTACCCCATTGGATGACATCAACGCCATTCGGAAACGTGCCGGCGTGGATGTGCTTTCGACCTTGACATTGGATCTCATCTTAGCGGAAAGAGATACAGAATTGGCATTCGAGGGATACCGCCTACACGACTTGAAGCGCACCAAGCGAAATGTTGGAAACTTAAGTTACAATTCGGAGAAACTTGTCTATCCAATTCCGTATGCGGAACGGTCCGTGAACCCACTTTTGGAACAGAACCCGGGTTATTTACAATAA